The DNA window tacatgtaaaagTCAAATGGAGTCTTGAAGTATCAAGTATGTTGATTCTTTTTAAGGAATTTGCAATCGGTTGAGACGGATATTAGGTTGAAAATAATTCTAGATAGTATATTATTAATCGTAAAAAAATATGATCAATAATAAATTCGAAGAACCatcatatatattaaagtattttatcaCCTTACGTTTTGTAAAAGCTTGGACATTAAACTGTAAAATAATACCAGaaattagtatatatatataaacttgttTCTTAGTTTGATGAGTACGTAAGTACGGAATCGTATAGGGACCTATACTTGTTGTGTTATACATTGTAACTTAATATGCAGACATACTCTGTATCGTCTTATCAACATGTAAACTGTCCGGTcgtttttttgcaaatatttctcaTTGTATTGaggtattttattataattgattaGTTTTCTTGCGATCTGCAacatttacagtaaaataaatatGGGGTTAAGAATAataaattagaaattaaaaatttaagttaAACATGATAAGGAAATGTTGACGTAGAACATGAGTAATGAATTTATTGTAGGTATATTGACATAgatatgttttaatttcttgGAAACTTATTGaacgttttaaaatttataaatcttcaaaattttgtatatatctgCTTTTGTAATCTCAGTTGGCGGTAAACATAGGCAGTCCCAACCTTAAATAATGATCATGATTCAATAATCAGGTTTTAACAACTATCCCTCATCGATGAGTCTTGTTTCACCAATATGTCTGAAAACTGATATTACATAAACTTGAAGAAATTCTTGTGGAAAATAACCCAACCTCTTCTCAAGTCAATATGTACTTGTGTACAAGTAAACAAGTAagtcaaatgtaaatattcgaGCAGCAACAAACTCTATAGGTAGTTTGCTCACAGCACTTACCATATACATCGTACTTTATTTGTAGTATAAAACCTGCTCTAAATGCTTTAAATATTAGCATTATATACAAAGTCTATTAATTGAGATAGTCCATGCGCAGAAAGCCATGAAGACCACAATATCTGTGAAAATTGACACAGATTACGCATGTAGTTTACCGAAATGTCTGAAAATGATTGAAACAACAAATGACGCCAGATTTCACTATTTGGCTGCATTTCATCTTAacttcttgaaatattttttaaaagcagaattttaaatataatcatGCATAAATCAATCAACCTGGACGGCATATATTCAGGgataaattttattgaaaatggtcAAAGAAAAAGCTTCTGATTTAATAATCTTATCTCAAACCTATGCTGTGGATATTACTAgacatattttttcttaatacgCCCGAAAAAgcgtgaaagaaaaaaaaattaagcaaaGTTATCGGTACAAAAATATGTACTTTGTAGTTCAAACATTTAGTAAGTCAAACAGAGTACagattattttaaatgtatataaagaaaaacagtttaTGCTTTAATCATAACGATTTCTGACCGACGGAagtcataaaaatattacagtttACCTTTGTGAACCAGCTTTTAACTCAATCTTGTTTTCATACTCATATGCATAACGCCTTAAACAAGCTATTTTCGACTTTCTTTGCATATCATCCGTTGAAACAATGATGCCATAGCGTAAACGAAGCaaagaaaaattacattacaatgTATTTGAACATCGAATAAATGCACGAGGCTTTATTGGGTCATTGACCAAATTTAGCTTTGGTTTATTGCGTTACCTTTTTAGTCTAATCCAAACTTTGCAAAAAGTTTTTCCCTTTGATTAGTCAACCCAAAGGTTAagcaaaaaaacaaactttttttcttctttatgcAGTCAACTCTTTTTGGCGTCCTGTgatgaaatcatttaaaattaatttattccttCAATATATGTGTTGCCCCATcttggggcaatcaaaatacagaacggaaacagatttttaatgtcaaatgacaAAGTTATAAACCCTTAAAACTACAAAAGCTACTGTAagatatataccggtattgGTTTTCCCCCAAAGATGGCTGCCAGGATACATATCTTTTGTAAAGTGTTGATTGGTCTATTCGGTCAATTCTGCAGAATAAAACACAACAACACAAACAGAGTATTCAATAAGTTCtcagtcaatatttttaaattgcctATATAAACACGGACTATAGATTGCATACCCGGTATTTGCGATAAAATGCTGTTTATGTGCATTAGTTGTACATGTTTCGAGTTAATGGCAATTAACAGTGaagacaaaaatcaaaatagaaGTCTGgtgaataaaatatacattaatgaCACTACTTTAATCGTGTTTGAAAAATAGAAACAGTCATACATCGAATCAGATTCCTTTATTAATAAAGTCTATATCTTGTCACCGCACTGTCTGAATGTGCATCAGGCTTGATATCTCTCAGGCATGGGATCGGTTGTCGGATAGTGCAGTTCTTAATGATTTGTCCCCGATgacaacaaataataaaaattgttaattttatatgtatttttgtaatgcaataaAGAAACCCACTTATACTCCCTGTTTCAATCAGGTTATCAAAGTGtatttaatgtacattgaaaaatatTCCGGCATATGCTTGTAACTGTTCTAAACCATATAAAAATGCACAAGAGGTCCGTCGAATAAAAGTATACTAAATACTATATTTTCACGAGAACAGAGTATAAAGAAACACTACGGTGACTTTTTGGCCAATTTATTTTCTCGTTGGATTAGAATGACGCTCATCATTGTACATGACATTGTACTTAACACATCAATCAATTGTCGTCAATAATTCTGTAGATGTTCAATAGCAGTCTACTTTTCTATTTCTTTATTATGTACATAACTATACAGTGTAAAACAACAGTTCTGtccttggtaaaaaaaaaacccacttattTAGCCTGTTAATGACTGTCTGTGGAAAAATGTTGGTTGAATGCAAGaagcaaaaataaaaaggaTCAGCTTCTTTTCTCCGATTTctaaatagaaataatatatgtTCATAGAATAGTTTGGACTCAAACCCAATCTATGCTGATCAATGATACATGGAAGTAGTATTTACGGGCAGCACAGATCGAATATATAGGCAATTATAATAAGATGTGCATTGGTTAAAAATCTCactttctgatttttaaaaataaattttctttaaaaaaaaacaagcagaATTTgcaggaaattaaaaaaaatacaaaaagttaaACTACAAACTTAAGTTAAATTTTTACTTGTACGCTTCATAAATCctagaaaaataatttctacttttaaagatgaaaatattatgcttgttttatatatttgctTGAAGGCTGATGTATTTACAGTCTGCCTAAAATAACTACTCTTGATGTTGAAAATTGTATGCCTGTTAATACAGTTGCTATGAGGCTGATGTAAATACAGGTACATCATGTTCTATTTCTATAGAATTTCAGTGTATGGTTAGAAAGCCTTCTTATTCCCGAGACTTACACCACAGCCATCAGACAATACATGGCTCAGGCCAACAGTTGGAGTCTGGAGGAGCTCTACCTGGATGTAATTCTTAGATGTTCATAAcgaatatttcatttcattgtacatctgaactattttaaaattgatatattatGTTTCCTGGCAATGGGTTTGAACTTGATTCATTTTATGATCTGATCAACTATTCAGATTTGTGTTTCCTAAAGTTTGGAATTTTCAATGATATATTAGAATAATTTTTtgtgttgaaaaaataatatggtCTTGAGAAAACTGCTCTCAAAATCCAGACTTTAATTTTGGTAAAAGCTAGCTTTGGcttattaaatatatgtaaCTGCTGTCGTGTGATTTCACTGGAAATTTCCATACTCATGAAGCAAATTGCTTATTAATTTTAGCGTTTATAGTGACATACAACCCAATCTATATATACCTACACatcttacattttaaaaattaaaaaggaattcAATATTGCAACAATTTGTGCAAAAATAGCACTacataaatagaaataaaagagctctttttgtcaaaattataaaaatagtttgCATACGCTGTATGTTGAATATTTATCAGTAAGGACTAACCAAGAAAAGACTTGTAATTCTTTATTATCAATTACAGTTTATAGCCAGAGAATGACGTGTACTGACTATTTAGATTAGTTGGTCCACCAAAAACTCCGATCCAAACTTTATCTCCTTGCTTTAGCTTCACAACTGTCATTTTGCTACAAAGAAGGTGGGTTTTAGAATTCACGTCACGACAATAGTTCCATGATTTAAACTGGTCATTCACGACAAGTGAAGTGTAGGCAATCTTGCCTAGGAATGTAAGAGTGGTCCAGTCAAACACGTAGATCCCGCCGCTAGGGGCTATGAAAATTCCGGTAGAGACGTTGTATCCCTGTCCTTCGTTCAGATCAACCGTTTCGAACACAACCCGAGCTTTTGTTGcaagatttcttttatcatCTTTTAATCGAACATCAAATGCAACCGCTCGGTGGTCTAaaatcatcattaaaatataggtcagaaacatgtacatgtgatttttgattttttaattaaacatcaAAAGCAATCACCCAATGATCTAAAAGATTATATTCATTAACAAATAAGATATACCTGATACATGTATGGGATGTATTTACTTGTATCCCAGTACCAATACATTAtagttttaaaagtaattttccAAATTAttccacataaaaaaaattctttgtctTAGAGTAATTTGTACACGTATTTGTATGATGATAGAAGCAAAATAATTCAAGAGTTCAATAAATATGTCCATCTATTGATTTTGTTCTTGCAACAAACGTTTAAAACGACAAAGCAATTATTTAAAACTTATCACGAAGAAGTCATACTCGTCTCAGTAGTATTTCTACAGTTGTTTCTGACGAATCCCACAGCCAGGCAGGTCTCCTCCACGCTTTTATAATCCTCTCTGAATAATTTCAGACCTGGTTTTGGTGACACCTTGTCACATGATCCACACTGTATTGTTATCATCAGTACCACAAATATCAACAACATCCTGAAACTCATAAAAATGTCATTGTACAATTTCAGTACAGCACGTATAGTTTACGTAGATTTTATCTCGGACGAGATAGTTATCTTGACTTAACGTGTTCAGCTATGTTGACCAAAAAATTATGTGGATggcagaaatatgccaccatatCTTGGTTTAAAAG is part of the Crassostrea angulata isolate pt1a10 chromosome 3, ASM2561291v2, whole genome shotgun sequence genome and encodes:
- the LOC128175113 gene encoding complement C1q tumor necrosis factor-related protein 2-like, translating into MLLIFVVLMITIQCGSCDKVSPKPGLKLFREDYKSVEETCLAVGFVRNNCRNTTETNHRAVAFDVRLKDDKRNLATKARVVFETVDLNEGQGYNVSTGIFIAPSGGIYVFDWTTLTFLGKIAYTSLVVNDQFKSWNYCRDVNSKTHLLCSKMTVVKLKQGDKVWIGVFGGPTNLNSQYTSFSGYKL